The stretch of DNA tatatttgttcatgtaaatatttatatttgttcatgtaaatatttatatttgttcatgtaaatatttatgattgttcatgtaaatatatatatttgttcatgtaaatatttattttcgttcatgtaaatatttatatttgttcatgtaaatatttatttttgttcatatattttttaaaaactatGAACAATTGTATTGCCAATTTGTAGGATAGCAAAATaacagaaaaaaacaaaaaatattttaaagccAATTTACAAATTGagaatattttctttaaagaaaaatatgacTCTTTAATTCAATTTATTTATCCAACAACAATAACAGTAATGAGACattaaaaggaaaataaatgaacgataagaaatataagtatatttcGTGTATAaatgtgtaaatatatatataaatacttaGACGTTGTAttgcattattatattttacttatttatttatttatttattttattttttctttaggTATCTAGCGAAGATACAAATATCTTTCATCACTTGGTatgtagtaataataaagggacaataaatataaaatataaaaacaaaaattaatatatacacttataaattttaaataaggCACATATTGTGTGTccacaataatatatatatataaatatattctgtTATTTTTGTAGATAACCGAGTGgattattaaagaaaaaaagaattgcATAAACAttgatttttatataaattttagggtaaaaaaaaaaatgttatatatatatatatatatatatatatatgtgtaaatatatactatattttatatatttgtgacTTTctgaaaattttaataagcttacattattcatattttctctattttttttttttttttttatttagttgaaaaataaaatatatcaaaattttatgaatttATACATAAAAGAGTTAGgcaaaaaaattttatattccttTATAAATGAATCAAAATCAAACAGTTATAAAAACACAGACGTTTTACACTTGATAAAATAGTTTTAACAAAtcatattcaaatatatatatatatatatatatatatatatatgtatgtattattttttaaatgattaaaaatatatgtaccacatcatatatatatatatatatatattttatattttaatgtaaTTATCATTTCGATATTATAATACTTTGATTATATACTAGTctcatatatttgtttaaataTTCGTATGAAATATCTACcattatgtaaattttttttaattagtttctttcttttttttttttttttttttaaatttcgttaaaattttaaaaaccATTTAATTATGAAAGTATCaaaatcttttattttaaaatgaataaaataaaaaaaaatatatatatattataatattattatagaaatattggcctttacaataaataaatatatattatatatattttttatacataataaatttttattttatgtgtatggaatgaatatattatataaacttaaaatatatatatatataatatatatataatatgtaaatatatattaaatataatattatgaatataatatatatattatatatatattatatatatatatatatataattaaacctttttcaatttttttttttttttttttcttttcttttttttaattgtatttTTCGTATCAtcgagaaaaaaataaaacccaaccaaatattatatatatatatatattttataataatacacataagtataaataaatgtaattttatattatacatattttgtatgattatatatattttattgtttcatttaatcttttatttacaataaatattatatttatataatataatataaaatatatatagaatatgcttttttcttttaaatttttgttcgttctcaaaaaaaaaaaaaatatatacaaaataaaaataaatattattattatttatttattattaatattatatatatataatataatatatataattatttatttatttaatatgttcatacattttttaaaggagttcatttatatttaatattataagaaaaaaatacaatcgaattttttttttttttttttgtatatatttttataaaaagaaaatattatttatatattcatttatgttttttttttgtttttcttcttattctTACAAAGAATTAAGTATTTCAAAagagaaaaattaaaaaataaaataaaataaaataaataaataaaatattaataaataataaaagaataaaacaaaatggtAAGGCCTTCACAGAGTATGTATGATAGACACTTGACGATTTTTTCTCCAGATGGGAATTTATATCAAATaggtataaaataaatggatatatatatatatatatatatatatatatatatatgtatgtatgtatttatttatttatttattatatacatatttattacaaTCATTAAgagaacaaataataattgtgatccttatatattatttataactgttaataatttttataatttttagaaTATGCTATAAAAGCagtaaaaaatacaaatataaccTCCGTAGGAGTAAAGGGACAAAACTGTGCTGTGATAATTTCTCAGAAAAAAATGGCTACACAATATATTTCTCAAGATAAATTATTagattataataacataactaatatatataatataacagaTGAAATAGGATGCTCAATGGTAGGTATGCCAGGAGATTGTTTAAGTATGGTTTATAAAGCTAGATCAGAAGCATCCGAATTTTTATATAGTAATGGATATAATGTAAATGCAGAAACGTTATGTAGAAATATTTGTGATAAAATACAAGTCTTTACACAACATGCCTATATGAGACTACACGCTTgcagtaatatatatatgtgaatatattcatatttatttatgtttatatttttttataaatgtgtGCAATGTGCTATACTAGCtagccaaaaaaaaaaaaaaaaaaaaaaattacctGAACGggtcatataaatatatacatatttttttcatttaacaatatatttcattttttattatttatttaatatttttatttttttaggtGGAATGATTATTGGCATggatgaaaatgataaacCTGAACTTTTTAAATTTGATCCTTCTGGTTTTTGTGCAGGATATCGTGCTTGTGTGATTGGAAACAAAGAACAAGAGAGTATAAGTGTTTTAGAAAGattattagaaaaaagaaagaagaaaatacaaCAAGAAACAATAGATGAAGATATACAAAATACTATCATTTTAGCAATTGAGGCTTTACAAACAATTCTTGCATTTGATTTAAAGGCAAGTGAAATAGAAGTTGCAATCGTATCAACAAAAAATCGTAATTTTACACAAATATCTGAAAAGGAAATAGATAattatttaacatatatagCTGAGAGggattagaaaaaaaaacaaacaaacaaacatatatacatatatatatatgtttatatatatatgacaatATTTGTGTcagataaaattttttaaaaaagttgataatgtttttaatttttttttttcatgtatggttatataaaattatcctttgtatttttatttttttttcccattTAAATATGCATATGTTATGGCcatttacataaatatatgtatacataaatacatacatacatacatatatatatatatatattatgtaaattttaAAACTCAAGAtgatatattcattatgaatatttttttctttttttttataaaaacaagaaatgatttataattatatttatatgcgttataaattttaagactaaaaattttatttatacgtgtatatatatatatataatatatatatatgacaaaaaatataataataaataaataaatcaaaatatatattaattatatcaatgttatttcttattttttaattaaagaaagaaggtataaataaatatttgttcCCATACATTTAAGACGTTACagaaatgtaaatataaaatatataaataaataaataaatatatatatatatatatatatatattatgaaagttaaaaaaacaattaaaaaataaataaaatggggtatgcatatattttttttcttataaagaaaaaacttaaaaattaaatatcgAATTATAATAAGACCTATACTTATTTATCAATttaacaattatatatatatatatatatatatatatatatatatatgtttgtgtgtgtattttttttttttttttttttttttcttttttaaataattattattataatttccaTTTTGTGAGTACATACTcctattatataattcatctTAAAGGTTGTTATAATTcagaaaattattattgttatcattcatattaataaaaataaacatattgtATATAGGTATGTGTcgatataaatttattaaggttaataatatacatatgtgtatgttatttttaaaatggtaagatatgttatttatttctttgttCTTACATTGAAGAGTCGTCATGATTGTAAAAACTGCTCTATAaagtgaaatatataaataaacattaatatataaacattaatatataaaaattaatatataaacattaatatatatatacattaatatatatatacattaatatatatatacattaatatatatacatttatatatatatattttttatttttttcattttactGTTCTTCTTTGAGAGGATCTATCATAAGATGGAGGAATGTTGGGAGGGGGAGGAGGTAATTTCCATGATTTTCTTTCTGAACTAATtgtaaaattattcatatcaaaATTTCTAGAAGTATCTTTTGTTGATGCATATGGATCTTGCATTTCTGACTGATTTTTAAGATTTTTATCACTTTTTCTATCAtccatttttaatttcatatcATAATCTGTTCTTCCTCTTTTATCATATcttttatttgaatatatatctcCTCTTCTATTCATTTCAATGGATTCTTCTCTTCTTCgtttaacatttttattatcattcctTATGCTATTTCTATGATCATTCATCATACTATTTCTATGATCATTCATCATACTATTTCGATTGTCATTCATCATACTATTTCTATGGTCATTCATCATACTATTTCTATGGTCATTCATCATACTATTTCGATGGTCATTTCtcatattatttctattGTCATTTCTATGATCATTTCTTTGATCATTTCTTTGATCATTTCTCATGCTGTGACCACCCCTCAtactattattttcatttctcATACTGTGACCACCCCTcatactattattatcatttctcATACTACTATTATCACCTCTCATACTACTATTATCACCTCtcatactattattattcctCATGggtttatatgaaaaatttcCATGCGATGTagatacattattattattattattattattaaaatttttatgatcATTCATATTTGAAGCATTATAATTTCGATAGACAGATGacgaattattttttctatttatgCCTTCCCTTtggttttcattttttaaatatttttgatttttgtCTTCCCTCTTAGTATTATCatagttattattattgtgcATGCTATTTCTAATATTGTTATCATTTCTATaagatttattaaaattattttgtatattactTGTAGCATGTTTATATAAGACACTGTtgttatttgtattatttttatgacgATTTATATTTCTCTGATTGTTCatgttattcatattatgacgatgattattattaatggTGTTATTCACATGTTTATAAGATTCATTTTTTGGTGTTGGTAATAGAGGaggtttatttttattatcacccATTGAATAAAgaccatttttattatatttttttttcataattctttttgaattattatcatttgtattattatcttcttcatattgtttattataatcttttttaatataaaaatttacagataatttattataatcagTATTGACAGTTGAAAcggatttattatatatacttgttaaaatattatattcaaaaaatacatttacatcattattaaaatgaaaaaaatcgAATGGATTAAATATGgttttaaataaatcatcattaataatacatgttttattttttatcatattattgatattattttgatacatataataagatgatattatattattattcatatgattaTAAATACT from Plasmodium sp. gorilla clade G2 genome assembly, chromosome: 8 encodes:
- a CDS encoding proteasome subunit alpha type-6, putative, which codes for MVRPSQSMYDRHLTIFSPDGNLYQIEYAIKAVKNTNITSVGVKGQNCAVIISQKKMATQYISQDKLLDYNNITNIYNITDEIGCSMVGMPGDCLSMVYKARSEASEFLYSNGYNVNAETLCRNICDKIQVFTQHAYMRLHACSGMIIGMDENDKPELFKFDPSGFCAGYRACVIGNKEQESISVLERLLEKRKKKIQQETIDEDIQNTIILAIEALQTILAFDLKASEIEVAIVSTKNRNFTQISEKEIDNYLTYIAERD